In Opitutus sp. ER46, the following are encoded in one genomic region:
- a CDS encoding PAS domain S-box protein, translating to MVVPNSAAAGSRAPFASARSLQLIPLVILLLGLAGCAVFFVQARNEILRSDAQDFVRLSANAEQAVRRRVETYLDAMNAAAAFLRASTTVERAEWREFVATLDLPSRYPGIRGLVVIYPVPAGQTAAFRQRAQELGAQELTLHGLEGPLAPNADYAIITFAEPEQSNYRILGLDVYSEADRREAALRARDTGQPCMTARLRMANDGLRRYGAALYVPVYRAGTNARTVEERRALHVGWVGAPFIVEEVFEGALAPRAGKLRLEFFEGSGRQRERLIYSSDESSGPIQEPERVQYIELAGQRFTMAWARGREFVVTSQAPVYWTTAGAVLGTLLLTGLLWSIQNTGRRAQRLADKLTQEMAQTQHELEAVTRLQRGVLDASVHAIIATRPDGVITVFNLGAERMLGHQEAEVVGRELPLRFHDPAELSARAAELSAATGRTVTPGFEVFTVVPDRGQVDEREWTYERKDGGHLPVLLSVTAQRNAAGGIAGYLFIAQDLTLRKQAEVALRQSEERLSSVLGHADCLVWEATVMLKPDDWTWRMVVYPSALYRRLLGNREARQEAGLWYHFKIPEQAEMNHRARAAMEEGREGYTQEFRLLDGTETVWLRETVAITREGPTQFWLVGVATDITQGKRAEVAQRASEQRLADVFRSMAEGVVVVVEGKVVECNTAALEMLQLEREQLIGRSLIGPAWQLRGEDGIVLPESEYPSARARRSGEPQRDVVLALRTSGQTERWLSVNTMPVRDEDGAMSAVVVSFIDITRRKLAEAGLVQSQRLLETVLGILPGMVAYWDAGLLCRFSNSEYIDWFGRTAEQMRGMHMRDLLGPELFALNEPYVREVLAGRSQRFERTLTKRDGTVRLTWAQYIPDFDVDQVTVRGFVVLVSDVTEIKQQEAALRASEAKLRESLREVNNLKLALDEHAIVTMTDPQGVITYANEKFCRVTQQSLEEVIGQPYDAVAPAVVSMETHAEVHKLVQQGQVWHGEICHRRQDGTCYWVDATVVPILGDDQKPVHYITVRTDITPRKNLEQSLAVARDQALEASRLKSEFLATMSHEIRTPMNAIIGMAGLLSDTALSPEQADMVRIVSGAAEGLLAIINDILDFSRIEAGQLRLDVGEFDLARVIEDTVKLLEARAREKGIGLRSEFDPPPPARLLGDAGRVRQVLMNLLGNAVKFTVQGEVVVTGTVVSTTPERVRVRVAVKDTGVGIAPEARDRLFRPFVQGDGSTTRRFGGTGLGLAITRQLVVAMGGTIDFESEPGKGSTFTFELEFGGGGTLAAATSAALPPGKRALVVDDNATNRAILVRQLEHCGVEAETVGNGVAALARLRDPAGARIDLLVLDVAMPGMDGWQFVRMLRADAALATVPVVLLSSDDAVDPGEAKALQVVSWARKPVTEEALGRCVARALADRTPVAAEARPAPAVASPRPRRLKVLLVEDNLANQQVASLLLVKLGHDVQIAGDGHQALERLADGEFDVVLMDCQMPELDGYETTRWIRHGQLPGIDPKIPILAVTAYARPEDRRRCVEAGMDGYLSKPVRFDELRTALDAIAGGEPAGNAAREEGRADNPEVIDEVAYETTRALPGTTGESLLPEVIALYLGEEPARLDRLAKLVADRAAKEVAAEAHSFGGGAVVFGGIGVRRASLELEAAARAEDWGQAEDRLARLNAAAEQLRAALRQRGLAT from the coding sequence ATGGTAGTGCCCAATTCAGCCGCCGCCGGATCGCGGGCGCCCTTCGCCAGCGCGCGCTCACTGCAGCTCATTCCGTTGGTGATCCTGCTGCTGGGCCTGGCGGGATGTGCGGTCTTCTTCGTCCAGGCGCGGAATGAGATACTGCGGTCCGATGCGCAGGACTTCGTCCGGCTGTCGGCGAACGCCGAGCAGGCCGTTCGGAGGCGGGTGGAAACGTACCTTGACGCGATGAACGCCGCCGCGGCGTTCTTGCGCGCGTCCACCACGGTGGAGCGCGCCGAGTGGCGTGAGTTTGTGGCGACGCTCGACCTGCCGAGCCGCTATCCCGGCATTCGCGGGCTCGTGGTGATCTACCCTGTGCCGGCAGGCCAGACCGCAGCCTTTCGGCAGCGGGCGCAGGAGCTCGGGGCGCAGGAGCTGACGTTGCATGGGCTCGAGGGGCCGCTGGCGCCCAATGCGGACTACGCGATCATCACTTTCGCCGAGCCGGAGCAGTCGAACTACCGGATTCTGGGCCTGGACGTGTATTCCGAAGCGGACCGGCGGGAGGCGGCGCTGCGCGCGCGCGATACGGGCCAGCCCTGCATGACGGCCCGGCTGCGCATGGCCAACGACGGTCTGAGGCGGTATGGCGCGGCACTGTACGTGCCGGTGTATCGAGCCGGGACGAACGCGCGTACCGTGGAGGAGCGGCGCGCCCTGCACGTGGGCTGGGTCGGGGCGCCGTTCATCGTCGAGGAGGTGTTCGAGGGCGCGCTCGCGCCGCGGGCGGGCAAGTTGCGACTGGAGTTTTTCGAAGGGAGCGGCCGGCAGCGCGAACGCCTCATCTATAGCTCCGACGAATCGTCCGGGCCGATCCAGGAGCCCGAGCGCGTGCAGTATATCGAACTCGCCGGGCAGCGTTTCACGATGGCCTGGGCACGGGGGCGCGAGTTCGTCGTCACCTCGCAGGCGCCGGTTTACTGGACCACGGCTGGCGCCGTCCTCGGCACGCTCCTGCTCACCGGCCTGCTCTGGAGCATCCAGAACACGGGCCGGCGCGCCCAGCGGTTGGCGGACAAGCTGACGCAGGAGATGGCCCAGACGCAGCACGAGCTCGAGGCGGTGACCCGGCTGCAGCGCGGCGTGCTCGACGCCAGCGTGCACGCGATCATCGCGACGCGACCGGACGGCGTGATCACCGTGTTCAACCTCGGCGCCGAGAGAATGCTTGGCCACCAGGAGGCGGAGGTGGTCGGGCGCGAACTGCCACTGCGGTTTCATGATCCGGCGGAACTCTCCGCGCGGGCGGCGGAGCTGTCGGCCGCCACGGGGCGGACCGTTACTCCGGGCTTTGAGGTGTTCACGGTCGTGCCGGATCGCGGACAGGTCGACGAGCGGGAGTGGACGTATGAGCGGAAAGACGGCGGGCACCTGCCCGTGCTGCTGAGCGTCACGGCGCAGCGGAACGCGGCGGGCGGAATCGCGGGCTATCTCTTCATCGCCCAGGACCTGACGCTGCGGAAGCAGGCCGAGGTGGCGTTGCGGCAGAGCGAAGAAAGGCTGAGCAGCGTGCTTGGGCACGCCGACTGTCTCGTGTGGGAGGCGACGGTGATGCTCAAGCCGGACGACTGGACCTGGCGGATGGTCGTGTATCCCTCGGCGCTCTATCGGAGGCTGCTGGGCAATCGGGAGGCGCGGCAGGAGGCCGGACTGTGGTACCATTTCAAGATTCCCGAGCAGGCCGAGATGAACCACCGCGCGCGGGCGGCGATGGAAGAAGGGCGGGAAGGCTACACGCAGGAATTCCGGTTGCTGGATGGCACGGAGACGGTGTGGCTGCGCGAAACGGTGGCGATCACGCGGGAGGGCCCGACCCAGTTCTGGCTGGTGGGTGTCGCGACAGATATCACCCAGGGAAAACGCGCCGAGGTCGCCCAGCGGGCGAGCGAGCAGCGGCTGGCGGATGTCTTCCGCTCGATGGCGGAGGGCGTGGTCGTGGTGGTGGAGGGCAAGGTGGTGGAGTGCAACACCGCGGCGCTGGAGATGCTGCAGCTGGAGCGCGAGCAGTTGATTGGTCGCAGCCTCATCGGTCCCGCGTGGCAGCTCCGCGGGGAGGATGGCATCGTGTTGCCGGAAAGTGAGTATCCATCGGCACGGGCGCGGCGCAGCGGCGAGCCGCAACGCGATGTGGTGCTGGCCCTGCGGACTTCGGGCCAAACGGAGCGGTGGCTGTCGGTGAACACCATGCCGGTGCGGGATGAGGACGGTGCGATGAGCGCAGTGGTGGTGAGCTTCATCGACATCACGCGGCGCAAACTGGCCGAGGCCGGGCTGGTCCAGAGCCAGCGGCTGCTGGAGACCGTGCTGGGCATCCTGCCCGGCATGGTCGCGTACTGGGACGCCGGCCTGCTATGCCGGTTCTCGAATTCCGAGTACATCGACTGGTTCGGGCGGACGGCCGAGCAAATGCGGGGCATGCACATGCGTGACCTGCTGGGCCCGGAACTCTTCGCCCTGAACGAACCCTACGTCCGCGAAGTGCTCGCCGGGAGGTCACAGCGCTTCGAGCGCACGCTCACGAAGCGGGATGGTACGGTGCGGCTCACGTGGGCGCAGTACATCCCGGATTTCGACGTCGACCAGGTGACGGTGCGCGGGTTCGTGGTGCTCGTATCGGATGTCACCGAGATCAAGCAGCAGGAGGCGGCGCTGCGGGCGAGCGAGGCCAAGCTGCGGGAGTCGCTGCGCGAGGTGAACAACCTGAAACTGGCGCTCGACGAGCATGCCATCGTCACGATGACGGACCCGCAGGGGGTGATCACGTATGCAAACGAGAAGTTCTGCCGGGTCACCCAGCAGTCGCTCGAGGAGGTGATCGGCCAACCCTATGACGCGGTGGCGCCGGCGGTGGTGTCGATGGAGACCCATGCGGAGGTGCACAAGCTGGTTCAGCAGGGCCAGGTCTGGCATGGGGAGATCTGCCATCGGCGGCAGGACGGGACGTGCTACTGGGTGGACGCGACGGTGGTGCCGATCCTGGGGGATGACCAGAAGCCGGTGCACTACATCACGGTGCGCACCGACATCACGCCCCGGAAGAACCTGGAGCAGAGTCTGGCGGTGGCGCGGGATCAGGCCTTGGAGGCGTCGCGGCTGAAGTCGGAGTTCCTGGCGACGATGAGCCACGAGATCCGGACGCCGATGAATGCGATCATCGGCATGGCGGGGCTGCTGTCCGACACGGCCCTGAGCCCGGAGCAGGCCGACATGGTCCGGATCGTCTCCGGCGCGGCGGAGGGGCTGCTCGCGATCATCAATGACATCCTGGATTTTTCGCGCATCGAGGCGGGCCAGCTGCGGCTGGATGTCGGGGAATTTGACCTGGCGCGGGTCATTGAGGACACGGTGAAGCTGCTGGAGGCGCGGGCGCGGGAGAAGGGCATCGGGCTGCGGAGCGAGTTCGATCCGCCGCCGCCCGCGCGGCTCCTGGGGGATGCCGGGCGCGTCCGCCAGGTCCTGATGAACCTGCTGGGAAATGCGGTGAAGTTTACAGTGCAGGGCGAAGTGGTGGTGACCGGCACGGTGGTCAGCACGACGCCGGAGCGGGTGCGTGTGCGGGTGGCGGTGAAGGACACGGGCGTGGGGATCGCGCCGGAAGCGCGGGATCGGCTGTTCCGACCATTCGTCCAGGGGGACGGCAGCACGACGCGACGCTTTGGTGGCACGGGCCTGGGCCTGGCGATCACGCGGCAGCTCGTGGTGGCGATGGGCGGCACGATCGATTTCGAGAGTGAGCCGGGCAAGGGCTCCACGTTCACCTTTGAGCTCGAATTCGGCGGTGGCGGCACGCTCGCGGCGGCGACGTCGGCGGCGCTGCCGCCCGGGAAGCGGGCGCTGGTCGTCGACGACAATGCGACGAACCGGGCGATCCTGGTGCGCCAGCTCGAGCACTGCGGGGTGGAAGCGGAAACCGTGGGCAACGGGGTGGCGGCGCTGGCGCGGCTGCGGGACCCGGCGGGGGCGCGCATCGACCTGCTGGTGCTCGACGTCGCGATGCCCGGGATGGACGGATGGCAGTTTGTCCGGATGCTCCGGGCAGATGCCGCGCTGGCGACGGTGCCGGTGGTGCTGCTTTCGTCGGACGATGCGGTCGATCCAGGGGAGGCGAAGGCGTTGCAGGTGGTGTCCTGGGCGCGGAAGCCGGTGACCGAGGAGGCGCTAGGACGCTGCGTGGCGCGGGCGCTGGCGGACCGGACGCCGGTGGCGGCGGAGGCCCGGCCGGCGCCGGCGGTGGCGAGCCCGCGCCCGCGGCGGCTGAAGGTCCTGCTGGTGGAGGACAACCTCGCGAACCAGCAGGTGGCCTCGCTGCTCCTAGTGAAACTGGGGCACGACGTGCAGATCGCGGGCGACGGACACCAGGCGCTCGAGCGGTTGGCGGACGGTGAGTTCGATGTGGTGCTGATGGATTGCCAGATGCCGGAGCTCGACGGCTACGAAACCACGCGGTGGATCCGGCACGGGCAGTTGCCGGGGATTGATCCGAAGATTCCGATCCTCGCGGTGACGGCGTACGCGCGGCCGGAGGACCGGAGGCGCTGCGTCGAGGCGGGAATGGACGGTTATCTTTCGAAGCCCGTGCGTTTCGACGAGCTGAGGACGGCGCTTGATGCCATCGCGGGCGGGGAGCCGGCGGGGAATGCAGCGAGGGAGGAAGGACGCGCGGACAATCCGGAGGTGATTGACGAGGTGGCCTACGAGACGACGCGGGCGCTGCCCGGCACCACCGGGGAGTCGCTCCTGCCGGAGGTGATCGCGCTCTACCTGGGCGAGGAGCCGGCGCGGCTGGACCGGCTGGCCAAGCTCGTGGCGGACCGCGCGGCGAAGGAAGTGGCGGCGGAGGCGCACAGCTTTGGTGGCGGGGCGGTGGTGTTTGGCGGCATCGGCGTGCGCCGGGCGTCGCTCGAACTCGAGGCGGCGGCGCGGGCCGAAGACTGGGGACAGGCCGAGGACCGGCTTGCCAGGCTGAATGCGGCGGCGGAGCAGCTGCGGGCGGCGCTGCGCCAGCGCGGACTGGCCACCTGA
- a CDS encoding thioredoxin domain-containing protein, protein MPNALAQEKSPYLLQHADNPVAWLPWGETAWAKARAEQKPIFLSIGYSTCHWCHVMAHESFEHPEIAALLNAHYVPVKVDREERPDVDRVYMAYVQAMTGHGGWPLNAWLTPDLKPFYGGTYFPPEDRPGRPGFPAVLGAIAHAWENERDKLMAEGERVIEALRGHFAGEAEGGVGEAGSPPAGGGLVEAASRAFEDGFKHYYEGFDPTHAGFGGAPKFPRAANLTFLLRVAALQGGDTELGREAVMMVAATLQAMARGGLHDHVGGGFHRYSVDDRWFVPHFEKMLYDQAQIAVNCLEAGQATGDERFAWLARDVLDYVRRDLADPAGGYYTAEDADSLLAADRPEHAEGAYYVWSYADFQAALGDDAGWVAAHFGVKEGGNVPAEYDPHGELQGKNILAQQRPLTETAAAAKLDPAEANDRLLTALARLRAARAARPRPHRDDKIVTANNGLMISALARAHQVLGGRPEAGTEAEEYLLAAVRAAEFVRRELADETGGRLWRSWRQGRSNIPGFAEDYAFLIQGLLDLYEAGFDLRWLQWAEQLQGTMDAQFWDDQAGGYFNSAADDPSLVLRLKEDYDGAEPAPSSVAALNLFRLAAMLNREELRAQGRRTLEAFRARWTRAPHALPQMMSALELALEPPRHGVIAGDPATPEFRRLVSVLHEKLGPRRVLLAATGGESQAWLAQRSPWLKEMIAVDGRPTVYLCEEFTCRAPVSDPGVLRQQLG, encoded by the coding sequence ATGCCGAATGCGCTCGCCCAGGAAAAATCGCCCTACCTTCTCCAGCACGCGGACAATCCCGTGGCCTGGCTGCCCTGGGGGGAGACGGCGTGGGCGAAGGCGCGGGCGGAGCAGAAGCCGATCTTTCTGAGCATCGGCTACTCGACCTGTCACTGGTGCCACGTGATGGCGCACGAGTCGTTTGAGCACCCGGAGATCGCGGCGCTGCTGAACGCGCACTACGTGCCGGTGAAGGTGGACCGCGAGGAGCGGCCGGACGTGGACCGGGTTTACATGGCGTATGTGCAGGCGATGACAGGGCATGGTGGCTGGCCGCTGAACGCGTGGCTGACGCCGGACCTGAAGCCGTTTTATGGCGGCACGTATTTTCCGCCGGAGGACCGGCCTGGGCGGCCGGGATTCCCCGCGGTGCTCGGAGCGATCGCCCACGCGTGGGAGAACGAACGCGACAAGCTGATGGCGGAAGGCGAGCGGGTGATCGAGGCGCTGCGCGGGCATTTCGCGGGTGAAGCGGAAGGTGGTGTCGGCGAAGCGGGAAGTCCGCCTGCGGGCGGCGGGCTGGTGGAGGCGGCGAGCCGGGCTTTCGAGGACGGCTTCAAGCACTACTACGAAGGCTTCGATCCCACCCATGCGGGCTTCGGTGGCGCGCCGAAGTTCCCGCGGGCGGCGAATCTCACCTTCCTGTTGCGCGTGGCCGCGCTGCAGGGCGGCGACACCGAACTGGGACGCGAGGCGGTGATGATGGTGGCGGCGACGCTGCAGGCGATGGCGCGCGGCGGCCTGCACGATCACGTCGGCGGCGGGTTCCACCGCTACTCGGTCGATGACCGCTGGTTCGTGCCGCACTTTGAGAAGATGCTCTATGACCAGGCGCAGATCGCCGTGAACTGCCTGGAGGCGGGCCAGGCGACGGGTGACGAGCGCTTTGCCTGGCTGGCGCGGGACGTCCTCGATTACGTGCGGCGCGACCTGGCGGACCCGGCGGGCGGCTACTACACGGCCGAGGATGCCGACAGCCTGCTGGCGGCGGACCGGCCCGAGCACGCGGAGGGGGCGTATTACGTTTGGTCGTACGCGGACTTCCAGGCCGCGCTGGGCGACGATGCCGGCTGGGTCGCGGCGCATTTTGGGGTGAAGGAGGGCGGCAACGTGCCGGCGGAGTACGACCCGCACGGGGAGTTGCAGGGGAAGAACATCCTCGCGCAGCAGCGCCCGCTCACGGAGACCGCGGCCGCGGCGAAGCTTGACCCGGCCGAGGCCAACGACCGGTTGCTGACGGCGCTGGCCCGTCTGCGGGCGGCGCGGGCCGCGCGGCCACGGCCGCACCGCGACGACAAGATCGTGACCGCGAACAACGGGCTCATGATCTCGGCGCTGGCGCGCGCGCACCAGGTGCTCGGCGGTCGGCCCGAGGCGGGAACGGAGGCGGAGGAGTATCTCCTGGCGGCGGTGCGAGCGGCGGAGTTTGTGCGCCGCGAGCTGGCGGACGAGACGGGGGGCCGGCTGTGGCGCAGCTGGCGGCAGGGGCGGTCGAACATCCCCGGTTTCGCCGAGGACTACGCGTTCCTGATCCAAGGGCTGCTGGACCTCTACGAGGCCGGCTTCGATCTGCGTTGGCTGCAGTGGGCGGAGCAGTTGCAGGGCACGATGGACGCCCAGTTCTGGGATGACCAGGCGGGCGGGTATTTCAACTCCGCGGCCGACGATCCGAGCCTCGTGCTGCGGCTGAAGGAGGATTACGACGGCGCGGAGCCGGCGCCGAGCAGCGTGGCGGCGCTCAATCTATTCCGGCTGGCGGCGATGCTGAACCGGGAGGAGTTGCGCGCCCAGGGGCGGCGCACCCTCGAGGCATTCCGGGCGCGCTGGACCCGCGCGCCACACGCGCTGCCGCAGATGATGAGCGCGCTGGAGCTCGCTTTGGAGCCGCCGCGGCATGGGGTGATTGCCGGGGATCCGGCGACCCCGGAATTCCGGCGTTTGGTGTCGGTTTTGCACGAAAAACTCGGGCCGCGCCGCGTGCTGCTGGCGGCAACCGGGGGAGAATCCCAGGCCTGGCTCGCGCAACGTTCGCCCTGGCTGAAGGAAATGATCGCCGTCGACGGCCGGCCAACGGTGTACCTGTGTGAGGAGTTTACCTGCCGCGCTCCAGTGTCTGATCCCGGTGTACTCCGGCAGCAGCTGGGGTGA
- a CDS encoding response regulator, which yields MKILAVEDDAVARAVLRQALRRLGHDVIEAHDGDAAWNLLNDDVVRVVVSDWVMPRADGLELCRRIRERTGVEYIYFILLTGLDATNDNQRTAADAGVDDFLTKPLNVAELWTRLRVAERILRYTTQVRQLEQMLPICSYCKKIRDDQNYWQQIEGYISERTGSDFSHSVCPDCYERVVIPEIDRMKEEFPRSVPHVERR from the coding sequence GTGAAAATCCTCGCCGTAGAAGATGATGCTGTCGCCCGGGCGGTCCTCCGCCAGGCCCTCCGTCGCCTGGGACACGACGTGATCGAGGCGCATGACGGCGATGCGGCGTGGAATCTCCTGAACGACGACGTGGTGCGGGTCGTCGTGAGCGACTGGGTGATGCCGCGGGCCGACGGGCTGGAGTTGTGCCGGCGGATCCGGGAGCGCACCGGCGTGGAGTACATCTACTTCATCCTGCTGACCGGACTGGATGCCACGAATGACAACCAGCGGACGGCGGCGGACGCCGGGGTCGACGATTTTCTGACGAAGCCGCTGAATGTGGCGGAACTCTGGACGCGGCTGCGGGTGGCGGAGCGTATCCTGCGTTACACGACGCAGGTGCGGCAGCTCGAGCAGATGCTGCCGATCTGTTCCTACTGTAAGAAGATCCGCGACGATCAGAACTACTGGCAGCAGATCGAGGGCTACATCAGCGAGCGGACCGGCAGTGATTTCAGCCACTCGGTGTGCCCGGACTGCTACGAGCGCGTGGTGATTCCGGAGATTGACCGGATGAAGGAGGAGTTCCCACGCTCGGTGCCCCATGTTGAACGAAGATAG
- a CDS encoding SlyX family protein: MLNEDSRRLEEKIAYLERHVTEQDKAMFEMAEDIAKLRRELKQLREQPSSRSGADEDLPDERPPHY; encoded by the coding sequence ATGTTGAACGAAGATAGTCGCCGGCTGGAGGAGAAGATCGCCTACCTTGAGCGGCATGTGACCGAGCAGGACAAGGCGATGTTCGAGATGGCGGAGGACATCGCGAAGCTTCGGCGCGAGCTGAAGCAACTGCGCGAGCAGCCGAGCAGCCGCAGCGGAGCGGACGAAGACCTCCCCGACGAACGTCCGCCGCACTACTGA
- a CDS encoding AraC family transcriptional regulator — translation MLRYFANGRIRWKEWIRCNTRTNWEFYAVIRGRCGPIFRDGEAPLLTEKTLWVFAPGCSHGWGDDHRSFHRIALHFSSVPYPLDEIVRERGWFAKELTPAEIERVRQIAAELEPHFVNPSLLSPLFFQARLMDLATIVLADFATSQTPALPDLANFKVESAISWYTEHMSRNPAVREVADAVHVSPSHLRRLFWQVRRTSPKTAFQRLQLERANELMSSSAYKLDAIARQCGFVSASHLCREYKRAHAFTPTHWRKRLIAKFDHAMPDGYAPVREFSARPTERSMSA, via the coding sequence ATGCTGCGCTACTTCGCGAACGGTCGCATCCGTTGGAAGGAATGGATCCGCTGCAACACCCGAACAAACTGGGAGTTCTATGCCGTGATCCGCGGCCGCTGCGGCCCGATCTTCCGCGACGGCGAGGCCCCCCTCCTCACCGAAAAGACGCTGTGGGTCTTCGCCCCGGGCTGCTCCCACGGTTGGGGCGATGACCACCGTTCGTTCCACCGCATCGCCCTGCACTTCAGCAGCGTGCCGTACCCGCTCGATGAGATCGTCCGCGAGCGCGGCTGGTTCGCCAAGGAGCTCACCCCCGCCGAAATCGAGCGCGTCCGGCAGATCGCCGCCGAGCTCGAGCCGCACTTCGTCAATCCCAGCCTCCTCAGCCCACTGTTCTTCCAGGCACGGCTGATGGATCTCGCGACGATCGTGCTCGCCGATTTCGCCACCAGCCAGACACCTGCGTTGCCCGATCTGGCCAACTTCAAGGTCGAGAGCGCGATCTCCTGGTACACCGAACACATGAGCCGCAACCCGGCCGTGCGCGAAGTGGCCGACGCCGTTCACGTCTCGCCCAGCCACCTGCGCCGGCTCTTCTGGCAGGTCCGCCGCACCAGCCCCAAGACCGCCTTCCAACGTCTGCAGCTCGAGCGCGCCAACGAGTTGATGAGCAGCTCCGCGTACAAGCTCGACGCCATCGCCCGGCAGTGCGGCTTCGTCAGCGCCAGCCACCTCTGCCGCGAGTACAAGCGCGCCCACGCCTTCACGCCGACGCATTGGCGCAAGCGGCTCATCGCCAAGTTCGACCACGCCATGCCCGACGGCTACGCGCCAGTCCGCGAGTTCTCCGCGCGCCCCACCGAGCGCAGCATGAGCGCGTAG